A region of the Cupriavidus taiwanensis genome:
TGCGACGTGTTCACCCAGGCGCGCGCGCTGGGCGCGGTGCAGTTGGGCCTGTCCGGCGGCGAGCCGCTGCTGCGCAAGGACCTGGAGACGCTGGTGCGCCATGCGCGCGGCCTGGGCTTCTACACCAACCTGATCACCTCCGGCGTGGGCCTGACCGATGCCCGGCTGGCGGCGCTGCGCGAGGCGGGCCTGGACCATATCCAGCTGTCGTTCCAGGACTCCACCCGCGAGCTCAATGATTTCCTGTCGAGCACGCGCACGTTCGAGCTTAAGCAGCGCGTGGCCAGGCTGATCAAGGCGCACGGCTATCCGATGGTGATGAACTGCGTGCTGCACCGGCATAACCTGCCGCATGTCGGCACCATCATCGAGCTGGCCTTGCAGCTGGGCGCCGAGTACCTGGAGCTGGCCAATACGCAGTACTACGGCTGGGCCTGGGAGAACCGGCAGGCGCTGATGCCGACCCGCGAACAACTGCGCGAAGCCGAGGCCGTGGTGCGGCAGTACCGCGCGCGCATCGGCCGGCAATGCCAGATCCTGTTCGTGGTGCCGGACTATTTCGAGGAACGGCCGAAGAAATGCATGAACGGCTGGGGCACCACCTTCCTGGGCGTGGCACCGGACGGCACCGCGCTGCCGTGCCACGCGGCCCGCATGCTGCCGGACCTGGAGCTGCCCGACGTCCGGACGGAAACCCTTCACGACATCTGGCACCACAGCGACGCCTTCCGCCGCTTTCGCGGCACGCAATGGATGCCGCAGCCGTGCCGGTCCTGCGAGCACAGCGAGGCAGACCTGGGCGGCTGCCGCTGCCAGGCCTTCCTGGTCACCGGCGATGCCGCCGCGACCGACCCCGCCTGCGCCAAGGCGCCCGGGCATGGGCGGCTGCGCGAGATCGTGCTGGAGGGTCGGCTAGCGGCGGCGCGGACGAACGAATATCCGCTGGTGTTTCGGAGTGATGGAAACTCGTTGAGACTGGGTTCATCGCGGAGTTCGCGGGGATGAGGTTGGGCAGCGCGGACGGATGCGATTGACTTCGTGGATGCTCCGGCCCTCTCCCCCGCCCCTCTCCCGCAAGCGGGAGAGGGGAGCAAACCAGCGGGAGGCGAAAATCCTTTGGGCTCGCCCGCGATAGCGCGTGCGAGCGCAGCGACGCACTCCGTGCCAGTGCACAAGACCTGAGATTGGGAGCGCGCGCAGCGCAGCCGAAGGCGTCCCACCAATAGCGTCCGCAGCAGGTGGCCTACACCCTGTTGGGATCGTTCAAAAGTGGGTGATCGGAGGCGTTGTCCCTGACTCACATAGCGTTAGCAGGTTCGAACGGGCACCCACGCCAAACGGAAATCACCACCGCCCGAACCACCAACGCCGCGGAATTGATTGCCAGCCGCACAGGCGACGCGTTTCTTGCCTACTTCTTGGCGCTCGGCCAAGAAGTAGGTCGCCGGCTGCGCCGGCGAAACAGCCACGCCCGCCAAGCACGACAAACCAAGAACCGACGGATGGGGGCAAGCGCTGAATCAACGCCCGCGCCGGCGCCGCCGCAAGCGGGTCTTGCGCCGGCCGCCGACGCCCGCAACGGGGCCGCGTC
Encoded here:
- the pqqE gene encoding pyrroloquinoline quinone biosynthesis protein PqqE is translated as MPPNAAGWSEPAPPGPPLWLLAELTYRCPLHCAFCSNPVDYARHAQELDTAQWCDVFTQARALGAVQLGLSGGEPLLRKDLETLVRHARGLGFYTNLITSGVGLTDARLAALREAGLDHIQLSFQDSTRELNDFLSSTRTFELKQRVARLIKAHGYPMVMNCVLHRHNLPHVGTIIELALQLGAEYLELANTQYYGWAWENRQALMPTREQLREAEAVVRQYRARIGRQCQILFVVPDYFEERPKKCMNGWGTTFLGVAPDGTALPCHAARMLPDLELPDVRTETLHDIWHHSDAFRRFRGTQWMPQPCRSCEHSEADLGGCRCQAFLVTGDAAATDPACAKAPGHGRLREIVLEGRLAAARTNEYPLVFRSDGNSLRLGSSRSSRG